Within Vicia villosa cultivar HV-30 ecotype Madison, WI linkage group LG1, Vvil1.0, whole genome shotgun sequence, the genomic segment AACAATAAAAGTTCAAAATTAGTCTCATAAATAGTACAAAATCAGAGATTTCAAATGCTAAAACACATTACACTACTTACTATAATGACAAATATCCCTAACATTTTCCCCTTGTGACATACAATTTTGCTACCTCTCAATTTGCTTCTTTCCTTCATCAATCTctttctcatcatcatcatcatcatcatcatcatcaacaatctCACCATTTTCCTTAACAACACTACTAACACATTCCACTTCCTCATCATGCTCCTTAACCAAACCACTCCTCCCTCTAACTTCCTCAAGAGCctcaatcaaattcaaaagacaCTTATCAGCATCATCCATAGGAGACTTAGGCATAAGATTCTCAGCAACATCAGCAGGAGTAATCTTCACTTCACCAATCAACCTCTCAACCCTCTCAAACAATGCATGTTTCTCAACTCTCAAGTAATTATTAGCAAGCACTTTAAAACCATTGAAACTACAATAAGAAAGCTCTATATGCTTGTCCATTCTACCCCTCCTTATAAGTGCAGGGTCAAGCTTCTCCACATAATTTGTAGTGAAAACTATCAACCTCTCACCTCCACATGCTGACCATATCCCATCAATGAAATTCAATAGCCCTGAAAGTGTAACCTTGCTATTCCCACCTCCACTTCcttcctccttcacctccttcctCGCCGCATCGAAACCCGCCTTGTTATCAGTCTCATCATCAGAAAAAAACTTACTTTCACCCTTTTTCTTTCTCTGGCCTGTTAGATCAAGTGAACAATCTATGTCTTCTATAACAATAATTGACTTACTTGTTGTCTCTATCAAAAGCTTCCTTAACTCAGTGTTGTCTTTCACTGCTGTTAACTCCAAATCATAAACATCATAGCCCAACAAATTCGCCATAGCAGCAATCATTGTTGATTTGCCAGTACCTGGAGGACCAAAAAGTAGATAACCCCTTTTCCAAG encodes:
- the LOC131605046 gene encoding AAA-ATPase ASD, mitochondrial-like, producing MLSLKMTEMWTTIGSTLASFMFIWAIIRQYCPYQLLRFFEKYSHRIMDYFYPYIRISFHEFLGDRLKRSDAYGAVEAYLSANTSKSAKRLKAEIGKDSTNLVLTMDEYERVTDDYNGVKVYWVCSKVMAASRSMPYYQEQEKRFYKLTFHKKYRDTITGSYLDHVMKEGKEIRLRNRQRKLYTNSPGYKWPSYKQTMWSHIVFEHPATFETMAMEPEKKKEIIEDLVTFSKSKDFYARIGKAWKRGYLLFGPPGTGKSTMIAAMANLLGYDVYDLELTAVKDNTELRKLLIETTSKSIIVIEDIDCSLDLTGQRKKKGESKFFSDDETDNKAGFDAARKEVKEEGSGGGNSKVTLSGLLNFIDGIWSACGGERLIVFTTNYVEKLDPALIRRGRMDKHIELSYCSFNGFKVLANNYLRVEKHALFERVERLIGEVKITPADVAENLMPKSPMDDADKCLLNLIEALEEVRGRSGLVKEHDEEVECVSSVVKENGEIVDDDDDDDDDEKEIDEGKKQIER